Proteins from a genomic interval of Canis lupus familiaris isolate Mischka breed German Shepherd chromosome 33, alternate assembly UU_Cfam_GSD_1.0, whole genome shotgun sequence:
- the TRMT10C gene encoding tRNA methyltransferase 10 homolog C isoform X2 → MSVFLKMNGSIILRSLARFLVPFTIPRKRRVLCSGVLQRYLSSKIPAVSYPNKESTSPPEKLELDSWKITMKSSVQDVSADSGSKDEDPVVAMKELIEMWRLLGREVPEHISEEELKTAMECVSKSSKKKYLRYLYIKEKAKKARQTKKELKAATKEKAIKDQLLETTKEDKQQNFLFLRLWDRNMDTAMGWKGAQAMQFGQPLVFDMDYGNYMKPKELRNTVCQLLESEGWNRRDVDPFHIYFCNLQVGGVYHKELVRRYEEKWSKLLLTTTEKSYIDLFPKDSIIYLTADSPNVMTTFKHDKIYVVGSFVDKGTQKGISLAKAKRLKLATECLPLDRYLQWDTGTKNLTLDQMMRILLCLKNTGSWEEALRFVPKRKHAGYLEISPSSQEELVNRLKRSKTFNSFPKDSLKIHTQKRWLK, encoded by the coding sequence ATGTCTGTTTTCCTCAAAATGAATGGTAGTATCATCTTAAGATCTTTGGCCAGATTTTTGGTGCCATTTACCATTCCTAGGAAGAGAAGGGTTTTATGTTCAGGAGTTCTGCAACGATACTTGTCTTCCAAGATACCAGCTGTGTCCTATCCCAATAAGGAGAGTACATCACCTCCTGAAAAGCTGGAATTGGATAGTTGGAAAATTACGATGAAATCTAGTGTGCAAGATGTTTCAGCTGACTCAGGTAGCAAAGATGAAGATCCTGTAGTTGCCATGAAGGAGTTAATTGAGATGTGGAGATTGCTTGGCAGAGAAGTACCAGAACACATCAGTGAAGAAGAACTCAAAACTGCCATGGAATGTGTTTCtaaatcatcaaagaaaaaatacttaagatatttatatatcaaggaaaaagcaaaaaaagctaggcaaacaaaaaaggaattgaaagcagcaacaaaggaaaaagcaataaaagaccAGCTGCTAGAAACCACTAAGGAAGATAAACAGCAAAACTTTCTATTTCTACGACTTTGGGATAGGAATATGGACACTGCTATGGGCTGGAAAGGTGCTCAGGCCATGCAATTCGGGCAGCCTTTGGTTTTTGACATGGATTATGGTAACTATATGAAACCAAAAGAACTTCGGAATACTGTTTGCCAACTTTTAGAATCTGAAGGATGGAACAGAAGAGATGTCGAtcctttccatatttatttctgCAACCTTCAAGTAGGTGGTGTTTATCATAAAGAGTTAGTTAGACGTTATGAAGAAAAATGGAGTAAATTGCTtttaacaacaacagaaaagtcTTACATAGATTTATTCCCAAAGGatagtattatatatttaactGCAGATTCTCCCAATGTTATGACTACTTTCAAGCATGATAAAATTTACGTGGTGGGGTCTTTTGTTGATAAAGGAACGCAGAAAGGCATATCCCTAGCCAAAGCAAAACGGCTGAAGCTGGCAACAGAATGCCTTCCATTAGATAGATATTTACAGTGGGATACTGGTACCAAAAATCTCACCTTAGATCAAATGATGCGTATTTTGTTATGCCTGAAAAACACTGGTAGTTGGGAAGAGGCTCTGAGGTTTGTTCCTAAGAGAAAACATGCTGGTTATCTGGAGATATCTCCGTCTTCTCAAGAAGAGCTTGTCAACAGATTGAAGAGGTCAAAGACTTTTAATTCATTTCCAAAAGACTctctaaaaatacacacacagaaaaggtgGCTTAAATGA
- the TRMT10C gene encoding tRNA methyltransferase 10 homolog C isoform X1 translates to MSALIRFALTPNGLEGSYMSVFLKMNGSIILRSLARFLVPFTIPRKRRVLCSGVLQRYLSSKIPAVSYPNKESTSPPEKLELDSWKITMKSSVQDVSADSGSKDEDPVVAMKELIEMWRLLGREVPEHISEEELKTAMECVSKSSKKKYLRYLYIKEKAKKARQTKKELKAATKEKAIKDQLLETTKEDKQQNFLFLRLWDRNMDTAMGWKGAQAMQFGQPLVFDMDYGNYMKPKELRNTVCQLLESEGWNRRDVDPFHIYFCNLQVGGVYHKELVRRYEEKWSKLLLTTTEKSYIDLFPKDSIIYLTADSPNVMTTFKHDKIYVVGSFVDKGTQKGISLAKAKRLKLATECLPLDRYLQWDTGTKNLTLDQMMRILLCLKNTGSWEEALRFVPKRKHAGYLEISPSSQEELVNRLKRSKTFNSFPKDSLKIHTQKRWLK, encoded by the exons ATGAGTGCACTGATCAGATTTGCACTAACTCCAAATGGGTTAGAG GGGTCTTACATGTCTGTTTTCCTCAAAATGAATGGTAGTATCATCTTAAGATCTTTGGCCAGATTTTTGGTGCCATTTACCATTCCTAGGAAGAGAAGGGTTTTATGTTCAGGAGTTCTGCAACGATACTTGTCTTCCAAGATACCAGCTGTGTCCTATCCCAATAAGGAGAGTACATCACCTCCTGAAAAGCTGGAATTGGATAGTTGGAAAATTACGATGAAATCTAGTGTGCAAGATGTTTCAGCTGACTCAGGTAGCAAAGATGAAGATCCTGTAGTTGCCATGAAGGAGTTAATTGAGATGTGGAGATTGCTTGGCAGAGAAGTACCAGAACACATCAGTGAAGAAGAACTCAAAACTGCCATGGAATGTGTTTCtaaatcatcaaagaaaaaatacttaagatatttatatatcaaggaaaaagcaaaaaaagctaggcaaacaaaaaaggaattgaaagcagcaacaaaggaaaaagcaataaaagaccAGCTGCTAGAAACCACTAAGGAAGATAAACAGCAAAACTTTCTATTTCTACGACTTTGGGATAGGAATATGGACACTGCTATGGGCTGGAAAGGTGCTCAGGCCATGCAATTCGGGCAGCCTTTGGTTTTTGACATGGATTATGGTAACTATATGAAACCAAAAGAACTTCGGAATACTGTTTGCCAACTTTTAGAATCTGAAGGATGGAACAGAAGAGATGTCGAtcctttccatatttatttctgCAACCTTCAAGTAGGTGGTGTTTATCATAAAGAGTTAGTTAGACGTTATGAAGAAAAATGGAGTAAATTGCTtttaacaacaacagaaaagtcTTACATAGATTTATTCCCAAAGGatagtattatatatttaactGCAGATTCTCCCAATGTTATGACTACTTTCAAGCATGATAAAATTTACGTGGTGGGGTCTTTTGTTGATAAAGGAACGCAGAAAGGCATATCCCTAGCCAAAGCAAAACGGCTGAAGCTGGCAACAGAATGCCTTCCATTAGATAGATATTTACAGTGGGATACTGGTACCAAAAATCTCACCTTAGATCAAATGATGCGTATTTTGTTATGCCTGAAAAACACTGGTAGTTGGGAAGAGGCTCTGAGGTTTGTTCCTAAGAGAAAACATGCTGGTTATCTGGAGATATCTCCGTCTTCTCAAGAAGAGCTTGTCAACAGATTGAAGAGGTCAAAGACTTTTAATTCATTTCCAAAAGACTctctaaaaatacacacacagaaaaggtgGCTTAAATGA